A part of Prolixibacteraceae bacterium genomic DNA contains:
- a CDS encoding S46 family peptidase yields the protein MMNYDWLFRLRRAILVGLVILSTTFMSVADEGMWIPTLLKKYNMDDLQRLGFRLSADDVYSVNHASLKDAVVLFGGGCTGEVISSEGLVLTNHHCGYSSIQSLSSVENNLLKSGFWAKSRSEELYSPSLKVRFLERMEEVTDKITSNLESLSKAQQKEKIQERILSLTQELETDLFTEAVVKPILYGNQYFLYVYKVYKDIRLVGAPPSTIGKFGGDTDNWVWPRHTGDFSMFRIYANTDGSPSEYSDDNIPLKTKTFLKIKLGKLEKGEPTMVIGYPGKTQLYLPSPAINMYQTTSFPTRINIRDIKLSTWKNFMDKDPKIEIQYASKYARTANGWKKWKGAILGLSRFHAIERKKDAEKKFQLWVDSEPERKKSYGSILPRFDSLYAQFAIYNERHIYYQEVVERGADLFQLSTILNSFIHDKDKGILVDQTSLLNKIDKFYNDYNPVVDAEVMMQLLSLYIDSVAPEFYGKSLYKIRDKLNDKYFVKKVYNKSFLLDKESVKDFVVNYSRSERSKLTKDPIFKLKYEMDQTYVFTSFFKYQYINEQIEANQKSYVKALKEMNGRTRFKVDANLTMRVSYGSIEGYSPKDGVIYRPFTSLKGIFEKSQTDIMDYTVPQKLIDLYKSKDFGNYINEEGQVPVAFCASNHTTGGNSGSPVLNRDGYLIGVNFDRCWDGTMSDLMFDPQYCRNIILDIRYVLFLIDKFSNAPNLIDELEIVQ from the coding sequence ATGATGAACTACGATTGGTTATTTCGTTTAAGAAGAGCGATACTTGTTGGATTGGTAATTCTATCCACGACTTTCATGTCGGTAGCAGATGAAGGAATGTGGATTCCTACTTTATTGAAAAAATATAATATGGATGATCTGCAACGACTTGGTTTTCGTTTATCAGCAGATGATGTATATAGTGTAAACCATGCTAGTTTGAAAGATGCGGTAGTACTTTTTGGTGGTGGTTGTACAGGAGAAGTGATTTCTTCAGAGGGGCTGGTTTTAACCAATCATCATTGTGGTTATTCTTCAATACAATCATTAAGTAGTGTGGAAAATAATTTACTCAAGAGTGGCTTTTGGGCCAAAAGTCGATCTGAAGAGTTATATTCTCCTTCTTTAAAGGTGAGATTCTTAGAGCGAATGGAAGAGGTTACAGATAAAATAACATCTAATCTTGAGTCCTTGTCTAAGGCTCAACAAAAAGAGAAAATACAGGAGCGCATTCTTTCTTTAACACAGGAGCTTGAGACGGACTTATTTACAGAAGCGGTGGTAAAACCAATTTTATATGGTAATCAATATTTCTTGTATGTTTATAAAGTTTATAAAGATATAAGGTTGGTTGGTGCTCCACCTTCTACTATTGGAAAGTTTGGTGGTGATACCGATAATTGGGTATGGCCAAGGCATACTGGAGACTTCTCTATGTTTCGAATTTATGCCAATACCGATGGTTCTCCCAGTGAGTACTCTGATGATAATATTCCGTTGAAAACAAAAACTTTCTTGAAGATCAAGTTAGGTAAGCTAGAGAAGGGTGAGCCAACTATGGTGATTGGTTATCCAGGTAAAACCCAGCTATATCTTCCTTCTCCAGCAATTAATATGTATCAAACAACGTCTTTTCCTACTCGAATCAATATTCGAGATATAAAACTGTCAACATGGAAGAATTTCATGGATAAAGATCCAAAAATTGAAATCCAATATGCTTCAAAATATGCGAGAACTGCTAATGGATGGAAGAAATGGAAGGGTGCAATTTTAGGGTTATCAAGGTTTCATGCTATTGAGCGTAAAAAGGATGCCGAGAAAAAATTTCAATTATGGGTAGATTCTGAACCTGAAAGAAAAAAGTCATATGGTTCTATATTGCCGCGTTTTGACTCATTATATGCTCAGTTCGCTATTTACAATGAGCGTCACATCTACTATCAAGAGGTAGTGGAGAGAGGGGCAGATTTATTCCAGTTAAGTACGATATTGAATAGTTTTATTCATGATAAAGATAAAGGGATTTTAGTTGATCAGACTTCCTTATTAAATAAAATTGATAAGTTCTATAATGATTATAACCCTGTCGTTGATGCTGAAGTTATGATGCAACTTTTGAGTTTGTATATTGATTCTGTAGCTCCTGAATTTTATGGTAAATCATTGTACAAAATTCGAGATAAGTTGAATGACAAGTATTTCGTCAAGAAGGTTTACAATAAATCATTCTTGCTAGATAAAGAGTCCGTAAAAGATTTTGTGGTAAATTATAGTAGATCTGAAAGGAGTAAATTAACAAAGGATCCTATATTTAAACTTAAGTATGAAATGGATCAAACTTATGTGTTTACCTCATTTTTCAAATATCAATATATTAATGAACAGATTGAGGCCAATCAAAAGTCCTATGTGAAGGCTCTTAAAGAGATGAATGGTAGAACAAGATTCAAAGTTGATGCAAATCTTACGATGCGTGTATCTTATGGTTCTATCGAAGGGTATTCGCCTAAAGATGGTGTGATCTATAGGCCTTTTACCTCTTTAAAAGGAATTTTTGAAAAGAGTCAAACTGATATCATGGATTATACTGTACCCCAAAAACTAATTGACTTATATAAGTCAAAGGATTTTGGAAATTATATTAATGAAGAAGGACAAGTACCTGTAGCATTCTGTGCATCAAACCATACCACTGGTGGTAATTCGGGAAGCCCTGTTTTAAATAGAGATGGTTATTTAATTGGGGTAAATTTTGATCGTTGTTGGGATGGCACTATGAGCGATCTAATGTTTGACCCTCAATATTGTCGTAATATAATTTTGGATATTCGTTATGTTTTATTTTTAATCGATAAATTTTCCAATGCTCCCAACCTTATTGATGAATTGGAAATTGTTCAATAA
- a CDS encoding tetratricopeptide repeat-containing sensor histidine kinase, giving the protein MIKNIGVRVCQVLACCLLVCCGWTNVYSHTIPINPTSITEQQILNSTDSCISGLLEYNKQYPFNTKLDKFYFDWMMGRLYYRNAEYKQSLDFLLSAFDNDAIKDSINIYYELMEDLGVCELYNTQYESSIEHLSKCYEYYKGKKENTYNLKVVIQEISLNYMMLEDFDSAENFTKDALTIQCSERDMVMFDASLYNSMGRIKGKKKHHKESIDSYLKAIELYESKDRKYYVASVYNNMALEYNFAKDYKNALISAKKSYTLFEQLDNPMGEASVACTMAIVYKDMKLWREAKRYADKVFFIAKKNNYLVLLETYYDIMVDISEQLGNLRQALNYSKKYRQLTENRYHIKKQEYIKKFEATYDKQKVLQRNLELRVEKREKELVLRQKSMERDIFFFLICAFLVVFIVIIRRYILKIKHTDELLIKNDQILHQNRQLEELNHKYIDTNTALYQSKKELEKSKKENDNVFSIITHDLRSPLTSIIGVNQMIIEDYDGMSKEDLKPHLISVFTQVNNLERLLTNLLSWSRVRNGQIKATPKIKYLEEIVDDAYCELVSEIKEKSVRFYFNIDENIEVYIDDRIFNKVLINVMRNALKYSHPKSKVQVYVSSESYNFITLSIKDYGVGIDKKEQFTLFRNDIPVVHHGTKGEKGTGLGLRVCKSFMTILGGDILLESDRNKGTTVMLKLPKNKKKDK; this is encoded by the coding sequence ATGATTAAGAATATTGGAGTTCGAGTGTGTCAGGTACTTGCATGTTGCCTATTGGTTTGTTGTGGTTGGACGAATGTCTATAGCCATACAATTCCTATTAATCCTACTTCAATAACTGAACAGCAAATCCTTAATAGTACAGACTCTTGTATCAGTGGTTTATTAGAATATAATAAGCAATATCCTTTTAATACGAAACTGGATAAGTTCTATTTTGATTGGATGATGGGACGTTTATATTATAGAAATGCTGAATATAAACAATCTCTAGACTTTCTTTTATCAGCTTTTGACAATGACGCAATAAAAGATTCTATAAATATTTATTATGAATTGATGGAAGATTTAGGAGTGTGTGAGTTGTATAACACACAATATGAGTCATCCATAGAACATTTAAGTAAATGTTATGAATACTACAAAGGGAAGAAGGAGAATACGTATAATTTAAAAGTTGTCATACAAGAGATTTCTTTGAATTATATGATGCTTGAAGATTTTGATTCAGCAGAGAACTTTACAAAGGATGCATTAACAATCCAATGTTCAGAACGTGATATGGTGATGTTTGATGCTTCTCTTTATAATTCCATGGGGAGAATAAAAGGGAAAAAGAAACATCATAAAGAATCTATCGATAGTTACCTTAAGGCTATAGAATTATATGAGTCAAAAGATCGGAAATATTATGTTGCTTCTGTCTATAATAATATGGCTTTAGAATACAACTTTGCAAAGGACTATAAGAATGCACTTATCTCAGCAAAAAAATCCTACACCCTTTTTGAACAATTAGATAATCCAATGGGGGAAGCTAGTGTTGCTTGTACTATGGCAATTGTCTATAAGGATATGAAATTGTGGAGAGAGGCAAAGCGTTATGCCGATAAAGTGTTTTTTATTGCAAAGAAGAATAATTACTTAGTGTTACTTGAGACTTATTACGATATTATGGTTGATATATCCGAACAGTTAGGGAATTTGAGACAGGCTTTAAATTACAGTAAGAAATATCGACAACTCACAGAGAATCGTTACCACATAAAGAAGCAAGAGTATATCAAGAAATTTGAGGCCACTTACGATAAACAAAAGGTGCTTCAACGAAATCTAGAGTTACGAGTGGAGAAAAGAGAAAAAGAACTTGTGCTCCGACAAAAATCTATGGAGAGAGATATTTTCTTCTTCCTTATATGTGCTTTCTTGGTCGTTTTTATTGTTATTATCCGTCGATATATTCTTAAAATTAAACATACGGATGAATTGTTAATAAAGAATGATCAGATTCTGCACCAGAATAGGCAGTTAGAAGAGCTTAATCATAAATATATTGATACTAATACCGCGCTTTATCAATCAAAGAAAGAGTTGGAGAAGAGCAAGAAAGAGAATGATAATGTATTTTCGATTATTACTCATGATTTAAGAAGTCCTTTGACATCAATCATAGGTGTAAACCAGATGATTATTGAAGATTATGATGGGATGTCAAAAGAGGATTTGAAACCTCATTTAATTAGTGTGTTTACACAGGTGAATAATTTAGAAAGGTTATTGACAAACTTATTATCATGGTCTCGTGTTCGTAATGGACAAATTAAAGCAACTCCAAAAATAAAGTATCTTGAAGAGATTGTTGATGATGCTTATTGTGAATTGGTATCTGAGATAAAAGAGAAGAGTGTTCGTTTTTATTTTAATATTGATGAAAATATTGAAGTATATATTGATGATCGAATCTTTAATAAAGTGTTGATTAATGTGATGCGTAATGCTTTGAAGTATTCACATCCTAAAAGTAAAGTTCAAGTATATGTCTCTTCTGAGAGTTATAACTTTATTACACTTTCGATAAAAGATTATGGCGTGGGAATTGATAAAAAAGAACAATTTACTCTATTTCGTAATGATATTCCCGTTGTACATCATGGTACTAAAGGAGAAAAAGGTACTGGTCTAGGATTACGTGTGTGTAAATCTTTTATGACAATTCTCGGTGGAGACATCTTGTTAGAGAGTGATCGAAATAAAGGTACCACTGTTATGCTTAAACTTCCTAAAAACAAGAAAAAAGATAAATAA
- a CDS encoding class I SAM-dependent methyltransferase produces the protein MTFIPTKQDPIGVAVKHYWDNNCPTLIDVISDIAEDEKMDASYFFRNESIMPKLERKALRWCEGRILDIGACVGSHSLLLQQKGYEVTALDSSYEACLIAKKRGVISVENQDFFQYQPSETFDTLLLLMNGVGISGSLDGFKKLLSQAKKLISVDGCIIFDSSDLIYLFMDEEGEAFIDINSNKYYGVVNYQMKFKDVAGGHFDWLFLDPDSMREIVADEGFSIEKYEEGDHYDYLVKLRRKR, from the coding sequence ATGACATTTATTCCAACTAAACAAGATCCTATTGGTGTTGCAGTAAAACATTATTGGGATAATAATTGCCCTACATTAATTGATGTAATTTCAGATATAGCTGAAGACGAGAAGATGGATGCATCCTATTTTTTTCGTAATGAGTCAATAATGCCTAAACTTGAGAGAAAAGCACTGAGATGGTGTGAAGGTCGTATATTAGATATTGGCGCTTGCGTTGGAAGTCACTCTTTGTTGTTACAACAGAAAGGATACGAAGTGACAGCATTAGATAGCTCATATGAAGCGTGCCTGATTGCAAAGAAAAGAGGTGTTATTTCTGTAGAGAATCAGGATTTTTTTCAATATCAACCTTCCGAAACTTTTGATACACTATTACTTCTTATGAATGGTGTTGGAATTTCAGGCTCTTTAGATGGGTTTAAGAAACTATTAAGTCAAGCAAAAAAACTTATCTCTGTAGATGGTTGTATTATATTTGATTCTTCTGATTTGATCTATCTATTTATGGACGAAGAAGGAGAAGCATTTATTGATATTAATAGTAACAAATATTATGGTGTTGTAAATTATCAAATGAAATTTAAAGATGTTGCAGGAGGTCATTTTGACTGGCTATTTCTTGATCCTGATAGTATGAGAGAGATTGTTGCTGATGAAGGTTTTTCTATTGAAAAGTATGAAGAGGGCGATCATTATGACTATTTAGTTAAACTAAGACGAAAAAGATAG
- a CDS encoding dihydroorotate dehydrogenase-like protein, protein MAKLSCSYMGLDLKSPFVVASSGLTQSIDKIKEFETNGASAVIIKSLFEEQIRNEAYHISQKEAHNTSYPEAIEYIQEYTRKNSLEKHLNIISEAKKAVNIPVIASLSCISNKEWEDIAKKVESAGADAIEINAFIIPTSRTETSEEIEQKYIDILKTVKAATNLPIGMKIGSHYTNIVRMVDQLKAYGAASVTLFNRFYEPDIDIETLQITSSEIFSSSSDLRRSLRWVGIVSGHVEGIDIAASTGIHNGEDVIKQLLAGATVTQLCSSLYINGAEHIQTIEQSLLKWMDKWNFNNLNEFRGRLSNNPSMDQQMFERAQFMKYFSEH, encoded by the coding sequence ATGGCAAAACTATCATGTAGTTATATGGGACTAGATTTAAAAAGCCCATTTGTTGTTGCAAGTTCAGGATTAACACAATCGATTGATAAGATTAAAGAGTTTGAAACGAACGGAGCTTCTGCGGTGATTATTAAGTCCCTTTTTGAAGAACAGATACGAAATGAAGCATACCACATAAGTCAAAAAGAGGCACATAATACGTCCTACCCTGAGGCGATAGAGTATATACAGGAATATACTCGTAAGAACTCATTAGAGAAACATTTAAATATTATTTCAGAGGCAAAAAAAGCGGTAAATATACCTGTCATTGCAAGCCTAAGTTGTATTAGCAACAAAGAGTGGGAAGATATTGCGAAAAAAGTTGAAAGTGCTGGAGCTGATGCTATTGAAATCAATGCTTTTATTATTCCTACCAGTAGAACTGAAACATCCGAAGAGATTGAACAGAAATATATTGATATCTTAAAAACAGTAAAAGCTGCAACGAATTTACCTATTGGGATGAAGATTGGTTCACACTATACAAATATCGTTAGAATGGTGGATCAATTAAAAGCCTATGGTGCAGCTTCTGTAACCCTATTCAATAGATTCTACGAACCGGATATTGATATTGAAACGCTACAAATTACTTCGAGTGAGATATTCAGTAGTTCATCTGATCTACGTCGTTCATTAAGATGGGTTGGTATTGTGTCCGGACATGTAGAAGGTATTGACATAGCTGCATCTACAGGGATTCATAACGGAGAAGATGTAATTAAACAATTACTTGCTGGAGCTACAGTTACTCAGCTATGTTCATCGCTATACATAAATGGAGCGGAACATATCCAAACTATTGAACAAAGTTTATTAAAATGGATGGATAAATGGAACTTTAATAATTTAAACGAGTTCAGAGGTCGACTGTCAAACAATCCTTCAATGGATCAACAAATGTTTGAGAGAGCACAGTTTATGAAGTACTTTTCAGAGCATTAA
- a CDS encoding MATE family efflux transporter, which produces MQDLTKGNESKLLLTFVWPLILANIFQNLYNVVDSAIVGNFIGKQALAAVGASFPIIYTLISLIIGVGSGASIVISQYFGAKDELKVKQAIDTIFIFFLGASVVISLIGIPMAPIIFRWMRLPLELHDSAVSYIQIYLAGMFVFFCFNGISSILRGLGDSKTPMKYMIIATILNVVLDVIFIVVFGWGVKGVAFATILSQGVALVGAIVHLNRTHEIINLGFRKYVFNTTVFKESVRIGLPTGLQQAFVAIGILVMMRLVNGFGTNTVAAYSAAVRVDAFVKMPALTFASGLSSFVGQNLGANLEFRARKGLRSTILFSGVYCLIIAMMIFLFGEFVMSWFTQDQEVIRIGYNYLWICSLMYWAFSLMFAYIGFLRGAGATLIPMYITLINLWIIRIPLAIFLSKHYGPNGLWASFPISWVLGAIGAGTYYASNKWRGKIAK; this is translated from the coding sequence ATGCAGGATTTAACAAAAGGAAATGAGTCAAAACTATTGTTGACCTTTGTTTGGCCATTGATTTTAGCGAATATATTTCAGAATCTATATAATGTAGTCGATAGTGCGATTGTAGGTAATTTTATCGGAAAACAAGCATTGGCTGCTGTTGGAGCATCTTTCCCGATAATATACACTTTGATCTCATTAATCATCGGAGTAGGATCAGGTGCTTCTATTGTTATTAGTCAATATTTTGGAGCTAAAGATGAGTTAAAAGTAAAGCAGGCTATTGATACGATTTTCATCTTCTTCTTAGGAGCATCGGTTGTTATCTCGTTAATTGGAATTCCGATGGCTCCAATTATTTTTCGTTGGATGCGCCTACCTTTAGAATTGCATGACTCAGCAGTGTCTTATATTCAAATCTATTTGGCTGGGATGTTTGTGTTTTTCTGTTTTAATGGGATCTCTTCCATTTTGAGAGGTCTTGGCGATTCAAAAACTCCGATGAAATATATGATTATTGCCACAATACTAAATGTTGTTTTAGATGTGATATTTATTGTTGTATTTGGATGGGGTGTAAAGGGAGTGGCTTTTGCTACGATACTATCACAAGGAGTTGCGTTGGTTGGTGCAATTGTTCATTTGAATCGAACTCATGAGATCATAAACTTAGGTTTTCGAAAGTATGTGTTTAATACAACTGTTTTTAAAGAATCCGTTCGAATTGGGCTCCCAACGGGACTGCAGCAGGCTTTTGTCGCTATAGGTATTTTGGTAATGATGCGTTTGGTAAATGGTTTTGGGACCAATACCGTAGCAGCTTATTCTGCAGCAGTACGTGTGGATGCTTTTGTGAAAATGCCAGCCTTGACTTTCGCTTCGGGTTTATCTTCGTTTGTTGGACAAAACCTTGGGGCTAATTTAGAATTTAGAGCACGAAAGGGGCTGAGGAGTACGATTCTCTTCTCAGGAGTTTATTGCTTGATTATTGCAATGATGATTTTTTTGTTTGGTGAATTTGTGATGTCATGGTTTACTCAAGATCAAGAAGTGATACGTATTGGATATAATTATCTTTGGATATGTAGTTTGATGTATTGGGCATTTTCATTAATGTTTGCCTATATCGGATTTCTCAGAGGAGCAGGGGCAACTTTAATTCCAATGTATATTACTTTAATTAATTTGTGGATTATTAGGATACCTTTGGCAATATTTCTTTCAAAACATTATGGTCCCAATGGATTGTGGGCTAGTTTTCCTATATCGTGGGTGTTAGGTGCAATTGGTGCTGGAACCTATTATGCATCTAATAAATGGCGAGGTAAGATTGCAAAATAG
- a CDS encoding YggS family pyridoxal phosphate-dependent enzyme, with protein MSIKQNISTVIELLPKHVTLVAVSKTKPIELLEEAYNEGVRVFGENKVQELCHKQEILSKDIQWHMIGHLQTNKVKYIAPFVSLIHSVDSIKLLQTINKEALKNDRVIDVLLQMHIAEEDTKFGMSIFEVEDMLNSQIFLKLQNVRIVGLMGMATNTDSDIDIKNEFISLRRFFETLQRTFFKEKGYFNTLSMGMSSDYQLAIECGSTMVRIGSTLFGKRSN; from the coding sequence ATGAGTATAAAACAGAATATTTCAACAGTAATCGAACTATTACCAAAGCATGTAACCTTGGTAGCTGTTTCAAAGACAAAACCAATAGAACTACTTGAAGAAGCATATAATGAAGGAGTTCGAGTTTTTGGAGAAAATAAAGTCCAAGAATTATGTCACAAACAAGAAATTCTCTCTAAAGATATTCAATGGCATATGATTGGTCACCTTCAAACAAATAAAGTCAAATACATCGCACCTTTTGTATCACTGATTCATTCCGTTGATAGCATTAAGCTTCTCCAGACCATCAACAAGGAAGCACTAAAGAATGATCGAGTAATTGATGTACTTCTTCAGATGCATATAGCTGAAGAAGACACCAAATTTGGCATGTCGATTTTTGAAGTTGAAGACATGTTGAACTCCCAAATTTTTCTAAAGCTACAAAACGTTAGAATCGTTGGATTAATGGGGATGGCAACAAATACAGATTCGGATATAGATATTAAAAACGAATTTATTTCCTTAAGACGTTTTTTTGAAACATTACAAAGAACATTCTTCAAAGAAAAAGGTTACTTTAATACCTTATCAATGGGAATGTCCTCTGACTACCAATTAGCGATAGAATGTGGTAGTACAATGGTACGAATTGGGAGTACGCTTTTTGGAAAACGAAGTAACTAA
- a CDS encoding DUF2027 domain-containing protein, translated as MQIRIGDKVKFLNDIGGGTVVSIVNEKMVHVENEDGFEIPVMVNELVISNAMNEADLLDEEKDTQNTAIEDDSDWRFQEEIPDLKGFVEINIQENSVEPEYHMALIPNDIDAPITKGVQAYLVNDSNFTLLFHFSKRNGLYYETIESGTLEPNMRFNLMELKERDFEKRPSFSFQIIPFRKRNQELPPFLHKEVTIDPVKLHKEGAFIKNDFFSKKAYLLQLNDPQINNIEQALENISQKEIKKALKSQGENKSSKKIMGAIVLQNLDMREIDLHINELLDNTNGLSKSEMLKHQLDTFHQEVEKAIKDKVKKIVFIHGKGNGTLKTQIYKEHRKRYAKYTIQDASFQKYGYGATLIVLRK; from the coding sequence ATGCAAATAAGAATCGGAGATAAAGTAAAGTTTCTAAACGATATAGGTGGTGGTACCGTTGTTTCTATTGTAAACGAAAAGATGGTTCATGTTGAAAATGAGGATGGTTTCGAAATTCCTGTAATGGTGAATGAATTAGTCATATCCAATGCAATGAATGAAGCGGACCTACTTGATGAAGAGAAAGACACACAAAATACTGCAATTGAAGACGATAGTGATTGGAGGTTTCAAGAAGAGATCCCCGACCTAAAAGGATTTGTTGAGATAAACATTCAAGAAAATAGTGTTGAACCAGAATATCATATGGCACTAATTCCAAATGATATTGATGCTCCAATCACCAAAGGTGTACAAGCATATCTTGTCAATGACTCAAACTTCACTCTTCTATTCCATTTCTCTAAACGAAATGGTCTTTACTATGAGACGATTGAAAGTGGTACACTCGAGCCAAACATGAGATTTAACTTAATGGAGCTTAAAGAACGTGATTTTGAAAAGAGACCTTCATTCTCATTTCAAATCATTCCATTTCGTAAACGAAATCAAGAGCTACCACCATTTCTTCATAAAGAAGTAACCATTGATCCAGTAAAGCTTCATAAAGAAGGAGCATTTATTAAAAACGACTTCTTTTCCAAGAAGGCCTATCTATTACAATTAAATGATCCGCAAATCAATAATATTGAACAAGCTTTAGAAAACATCTCTCAAAAAGAGATAAAGAAAGCTCTCAAATCACAAGGCGAGAATAAAAGTTCAAAAAAGATTATGGGTGCTATCGTACTACAGAATCTAGATATGCGTGAAATTGACCTACATATCAATGAACTATTAGACAACACCAATGGTCTGTCTAAAAGTGAGATGTTGAAACATCAACTAGACACTTTTCACCAAGAAGTTGAAAAAGCCATTAAAGATAAAGTTAAGAAAATTGTTTTCATCCATGGCAAAGGTAATGGAACACTAAAAACACAGATATACAAAGAACATCGAAAAAGATATGCAAAATATACGATACAAGATGCTTCATTCCAAAAATACGGATATGGTGCAACGCTAATTGTATTAAGAAAATAA